One segment of Streptosporangium brasiliense DNA contains the following:
- a CDS encoding DMT family transporter yields MFSAAAVLFAGLLHATWNALAKAVPDRHAAFGVMGITQSLICLPLLPFVAPPAPGSWPYGIASIAMQLVYMLLLIRSYELGDFGQVYPIARGSAPLLVAVVVTFLGERLTILQVCGLATTCGGLAALALAGAGSQRMPSRQAVTAAVLTGATIATYTVVDGIGVRESGTALGYTVWMFAVEGVLAFALMAAVRGRAIVSASRDRWRVSAGGGAISMLSYGLVLWAQTGSALAEVAALRETGILWGALIGAMFFAERLGPRRIAAAGIVTVGVILLSTH; encoded by the coding sequence ATGTTTTCCGCTGCCGCGGTCCTGTTCGCCGGCCTGCTGCACGCCACGTGGAACGCGCTCGCCAAGGCGGTGCCCGACCGGCACGCGGCCTTCGGTGTCATGGGGATCACCCAGTCGCTGATCTGCCTGCCGCTGCTGCCTTTCGTGGCTCCACCCGCGCCCGGGTCCTGGCCGTACGGCATCGCCTCGATCGCGATGCAACTGGTGTACATGCTGCTGCTCATCCGCAGCTACGAGCTGGGCGACTTCGGCCAGGTCTACCCGATCGCCAGGGGGAGCGCGCCGCTGCTCGTCGCCGTCGTGGTCACGTTCCTGGGGGAACGGCTCACGATCCTCCAGGTGTGCGGCCTGGCCACGACATGCGGTGGGCTGGCGGCGCTGGCGCTCGCCGGGGCAGGATCGCAGCGCATGCCGTCCCGCCAGGCCGTGACCGCCGCCGTGCTTACCGGAGCGACCATCGCGACGTACACGGTGGTGGACGGCATAGGCGTACGGGAGTCCGGTACAGCGCTCGGCTACACGGTGTGGATGTTCGCCGTCGAGGGGGTCCTGGCCTTCGCGCTGATGGCAGCCGTACGCGGGCGGGCGATCGTGTCCGCGTCGCGCGACCGCTGGCGGGTCTCGGCCGGCGGAGGGGCGATCTCGATGCTGTCGTACGGGTTGGTGCTGTGGGCGCAGACCGGCAGCGCGCTCGCCGAGGTCGCGGCGCTCCGCGAGACGGGCATCCTGTGGGGCGCGCTCATCGGCGCGATGTTCTTCGCCGAACGGCTCGGCCCCCGGCGCATCGCCGCGGCCGGGATCGTGACGGTCGGCGTCATCCTGCTGTCCACGCATTGA
- a CDS encoding sensor histidine kinase, with protein MTSQQLARKSLQTRLALAYAAGIYAAGVLVLLFVAVPLAGINAATPIGHPSSSAITETRPGISLPQLLTGSAVALILLIPVALALGWSVSGRFLRPLRAITATAKIISAGNLHQRLDLGEPMDELTELGHTLDDLFARLQASFDAQRHFVANASHELRTPLAGLRTLLEVALADPDADTDTLRSACQEALALGGHQERLVQALLALATSERGVTRWDTLDLAHIVEGVLASRRRQATGKGIDLAQHLTPAVTVGDPRLIESLVANLIDNAIRHNHPDGHVKITTQTSGTQVALTVTNSGPVIPDNQIQRLFQPFQKLAPDRHGRRDGYGLGLAIVNAVTQAHRATLTTSARLEGGLSITVQFAHASHPNRP; from the coding sequence ATGACCTCCCAGCAGCTCGCCAGAAAGTCCCTGCAGACACGGCTCGCGCTCGCCTACGCGGCGGGCATCTATGCCGCCGGAGTCCTCGTGCTCCTATTCGTCGCCGTCCCGCTCGCCGGCATCAATGCGGCCACACCCATAGGCCACCCCTCATCGAGTGCGATCACCGAAACCAGGCCCGGGATCAGCCTGCCCCAACTCCTCACGGGATCCGCCGTCGCCCTGATCCTTCTGATTCCCGTCGCGCTGGCCCTCGGCTGGTCCGTCTCCGGCCGGTTCCTGCGCCCGCTGCGCGCCATCACCGCCACCGCCAAAATCATCTCCGCCGGAAACCTCCACCAGCGCCTTGACCTCGGCGAGCCCATGGACGAGCTGACCGAACTCGGCCACACCCTCGACGACCTGTTCGCCCGCCTTCAAGCCTCTTTCGACGCCCAACGCCACTTCGTCGCCAACGCCTCCCACGAGCTGCGCACCCCTCTCGCCGGCCTGCGCACCCTCCTTGAAGTCGCCCTCGCCGACCCCGATGCCGACACCGACACCCTGCGCTCGGCCTGCCAGGAGGCCCTCGCTCTCGGCGGACACCAGGAGCGGCTCGTCCAAGCACTGCTCGCCCTGGCCACCAGCGAGCGCGGCGTCACCCGCTGGGACACCCTCGACCTCGCCCACATCGTCGAAGGAGTGCTCGCCTCCCGCCGCCGCCAAGCAACGGGGAAAGGCATTGACCTCGCCCAACACCTAACGCCCGCAGTGACGGTCGGGGACCCGAGACTGATCGAAAGCCTCGTCGCCAACCTCATCGACAACGCCATCCGCCACAACCACCCAGACGGGCACGTAAAGATCACCACTCAGACCTCCGGCACGCAGGTAGCCCTTACGGTCACCAACAGCGGGCCAGTCATCCCCGACAACCAGATCCAGCGCCTCTTTCAACCCTTCCAGAAACTGGCGCCCGATCGTCACGGCCGCCGCGACGGCTACGGCCTAGGCCTCGCCATCGTCAACGCCGTCACCCAAGCTCATCGCGCCACCCTCACCACCAGCGCACGCCTCGAAGGGGGCTTATCCATCACCGTGCAGTTCGCGCATGCGTCTCATCCGAACCGTCCTTGA
- a CDS encoding response regulator transcription factor: MRVLVVEDFEILARSVGTGLRREGMAVDVVLDGTAALDRLAATRYDVVILDRDLLAVPGLVISAEELLERVWDEAADPFSSAVKHTMHRLRAKLGDPPVIETIREGGYRIGSS, translated from the coding sequence GTGAGGGTCCTCGTCGTCGAGGACTTCGAGATCCTCGCCCGCTCCGTCGGAACCGGGCTGCGCCGCGAGGGCATGGCCGTCGACGTCGTCCTGGACGGCACCGCCGCCCTCGACCGCCTGGCCGCCACCCGCTACGACGTGGTGATCCTCGACCGCGACCTGCTCGCCGTACCCGGCCTGGTCATCTCCGCTGAGGAACTGCTCGAGCGCGTCTGGGACGAGGCCGCCGACCCCTTCAGCAGCGCCGTCAAGCACACCATGCACCGGTTACGGGCCAAACTCGGCGACCCGCCCGTGATCGAGACCATCCGCGAAGGCGGCTACCGCATCGGATCGTCATGA
- a CDS encoding CoA transferase: MPEGPLGWVLELAGLAPGPFAGMMFANHGAEVLRVDRVKAVSDKPRADVMDRGKHTIGLDLKSPDGVAAFKELTEQADVVAARATSRRRRSTSWCLHEEKARKPREAGVLA; encoded by the coding sequence ATGCCTGAAGGTCCTCTGGGCTGGGTGCTGGAGCTGGCTGGGCTCGCCCCGGGCCCGTTCGCCGGGATGATGTTCGCCAACCACGGCGCCGAGGTGCTGCGCGTCGACCGCGTCAAGGCGGTCTCCGACAAGCCGCGCGCCGATGTGATGGACCGCGGCAAGCACACGATCGGGCTGGACTTGAAGTCCCCCGACGGGGTGGCCGCCTTCAAGGAGCTGACAGAGCAGGCCGACGTGGTCGCCGCGAGGGCGACAAGCCGACGCCGCCGATCAACATCCTGGTGCCTGCACGAGGAGAAGGCACGGAAGCCGCGCGAGGCGGGGGTACTGGCCTGA
- a CDS encoding nitroreductase family protein has product MSMDVFEALYTTRAMRRVKPDPIPLEVQRAVLDAAVRAPSGGNQQNWRFMLVDSPEVKAELGPLYRDGLRQLFDSYYRPLLEQADDQARRVFASAQHLADNFENYPLMLFAFVQHDPSGGGSIFPAVWNAQLAARAHAVGTALTSILGIFYPEQTLSVLGVPDDEGWQLACTVTFGYPTGRWGVAPRRPVHLVSYRNRWGGPVGFTVDEPLWREQP; this is encoded by the coding sequence ATGAGCATGGACGTCTTCGAGGCTCTTTACACCACGCGCGCGATGCGCCGGGTCAAGCCGGACCCGATCCCGCTCGAGGTGCAGCGCGCCGTCCTGGACGCCGCGGTGCGCGCCCCCAGCGGGGGCAACCAGCAGAACTGGCGCTTCATGCTGGTCGACTCCCCCGAGGTCAAGGCCGAGCTCGGCCCGCTCTACCGGGACGGGCTGCGCCAGCTGTTCGACAGCTACTACAGGCCGCTGCTGGAGCAGGCCGACGACCAGGCCCGCCGCGTCTTCGCCTCGGCGCAGCACCTGGCCGACAACTTCGAGAACTACCCGCTGATGCTGTTCGCCTTCGTGCAGCACGACCCGAGCGGCGGCGGCTCGATCTTCCCCGCCGTCTGGAACGCCCAGCTCGCCGCTCGCGCGCATGCCGTCGGCACCGCCCTCACCAGCATTCTCGGCATCTTCTACCCCGAGCAGACGCTGAGCGTGCTCGGCGTGCCCGACGACGAGGGCTGGCAGCTGGCGTGCACGGTGACGTTCGGCTACCCGACTGGCCGCTGGGGCGTCGCGCCCCGCCGCCCGGTGCATCTGGTGAGCTACCGCAACCGGTGGGGCGGCCCGGTCGGTTTCACCGTTGACGAACCGTTGTGGAGGGAGCAGCCATGA
- a CDS encoding SDR family oxidoreductase yields MNLDGQGVLVTGGGSGIGLGVAKRLAASGAAVTICGRTEGRLAAACTEIGKASYVVTDVADEEQMAAAVRRAWEHAGGRLDGVVASAGGSGWLGPITRLPIEEWQKVIATNLTGTMLALKHSAALMAAAGGGSFVAISSIAASNTHRWFGPYGVAKAGIDHLCMLAADELGPSGVRVNAIRPGLIRTEMVSIITDAENPILADYQACTPLPRVGEVADVAALAAFLLSPEASWITGQVINVDGGHSLRRGPDFSSWLEPAYGRDGLRGVTPTQSPS; encoded by the coding sequence ATGAACCTCGACGGCCAGGGAGTGCTCGTCACCGGCGGCGGCAGCGGCATCGGGCTGGGCGTCGCCAAGCGCCTTGCCGCCTCAGGCGCCGCCGTGACCATCTGCGGCCGCACCGAGGGCCGGCTGGCCGCCGCCTGCACGGAGATCGGCAAGGCGAGCTACGTGGTGACCGACGTGGCCGACGAGGAGCAGATGGCGGCGGCCGTACGGCGGGCGTGGGAGCACGCGGGCGGCCGTCTGGACGGGGTGGTCGCCTCGGCGGGCGGCTCCGGCTGGCTGGGCCCGATCACCCGGCTGCCGATCGAGGAGTGGCAGAAGGTCATCGCGACGAACCTGACCGGCACCATGCTGGCGCTCAAGCACTCCGCCGCGCTGATGGCCGCGGCGGGCGGCGGCTCGTTCGTGGCGATCTCCTCGATCGCCGCCTCCAACACCCACCGCTGGTTCGGCCCGTACGGCGTGGCCAAGGCGGGCATCGACCACCTGTGCATGCTGGCCGCCGACGAGCTCGGCCCCAGTGGCGTCCGGGTGAACGCGATCCGTCCCGGCCTGATCCGCACCGAGATGGTATCGATCATCACCGACGCGGAGAACCCGATCCTGGCCGACTACCAGGCCTGCACCCCGCTGCCCAGGGTGGGCGAGGTGGCGGACGTGGCCGCGCTGGCGGCCTTCCTCCTGTCGCCCGAGGCCTCGTGGATCACCGGCCAGGTCATCAACGTGGACGGCGGCCACTCGCTGCGCCGCGGCCCCGACTTCTCCTCCTGGCTCGAACCCGCCTACGGCCGCGACGGCCTGAGAGGGGTGACACCCACCCAGAGTCCTTCCTGA
- a CDS encoding N-acyl-D-amino-acid deacylase family protein, with amino-acid sequence MHDLVIRAATVVDGTGAPPYTADVAVTGGRITEVARQNGADRPGRARRTVEADGLLLTPGFVDLHTHYDGQATWDPLLGPSCWHGVTTVVMGNCGVGFAPARPDQREWLIGLMEGVEDIPGTALSEGIAWEWESFPEFLDALERHSHVLDIGTQVPHGALRAYVMGARGARNEPASPDDIARMKHLVKEGIEAGALGFSTSRTLAHKAIDGEPVPGTFAAEDELFGIGEALRELGRGVYEIAPAGAAGEDANAPMKEVAWMSRLAEAIDRPVTFALLQIDSVPDLWSELLSESAKVARLHPQVACRPFGMLIGLEALHAFADHPSYQEISTLPRHERVHRMRDPQVKHRILHEIPKDEDILAALCRGFTDRLYPLNPENPDYEPHPSTSVKAQAERQGREPLELLYDLMLEDDGQAIFLLPILNYANGNLDPQREMLLHPQAVLGLGDGGAHCGFICDASMPTTMLSHWARDRSRGARLPLEHVVKLMSRDTARLYGLHDRGTISPGMKADLNLIDFERVGNHRPRMVHDLPAGGRRLIQRADGYVATFVGGTQTFSHGEHTGALPGRLVRGGA; translated from the coding sequence ATGCACGATCTTGTCATTCGCGCCGCCACCGTCGTCGACGGCACCGGCGCCCCGCCGTACACCGCCGACGTCGCCGTCACCGGCGGCCGCATCACCGAGGTCGCCCGCCAGAACGGCGCGGACCGGCCGGGGCGCGCCCGGCGCACCGTCGAGGCGGACGGGCTGCTGCTCACGCCCGGCTTCGTCGACCTGCACACCCACTACGACGGCCAGGCCACCTGGGACCCGCTGCTCGGTCCCTCGTGCTGGCACGGCGTCACCACCGTGGTCATGGGCAACTGCGGGGTCGGCTTCGCCCCGGCCAGGCCGGACCAGCGCGAGTGGCTGATCGGCCTCATGGAGGGTGTCGAGGACATTCCCGGCACCGCTCTGTCCGAGGGCATCGCCTGGGAGTGGGAAAGCTTCCCCGAGTTCCTCGACGCGCTGGAGCGGCACTCGCACGTGCTCGACATCGGCACCCAGGTGCCGCACGGGGCGCTGCGCGCGTACGTGATGGGCGCGCGCGGCGCGCGCAACGAACCTGCCTCACCCGACGACATCGCCAGGATGAAGCATCTGGTCAAGGAGGGCATCGAGGCCGGGGCGCTCGGGTTCTCGACGAGCCGGACGCTGGCGCACAAGGCGATCGACGGCGAGCCTGTGCCAGGCACGTTCGCGGCCGAGGACGAACTGTTCGGCATCGGCGAGGCACTGCGCGAGCTCGGCAGGGGCGTCTACGAGATCGCACCGGCCGGAGCTGCGGGCGAGGACGCCAACGCGCCGATGAAGGAGGTCGCCTGGATGAGCAGGCTGGCCGAGGCGATCGACCGGCCGGTGACCTTCGCGCTGCTGCAGATCGACTCGGTGCCCGACCTGTGGAGTGAGCTGCTGAGCGAGTCGGCCAAGGTGGCGCGGCTGCACCCGCAGGTGGCCTGCCGGCCGTTCGGGATGCTGATCGGTCTGGAGGCGCTGCACGCCTTCGCCGATCACCCCTCATATCAGGAAATTTCCACCTTGCCGCGCCACGAGCGTGTCCACCGCATGCGCGACCCCCAGGTCAAGCACCGCATCCTCCACGAGATCCCGAAAGACGAGGACATACTCGCGGCCCTCTGCCGCGGCTTCACCGACCGCCTCTACCCGCTGAATCCCGAAAACCCGGACTACGAACCGCACCCCAGCACCTCCGTCAAGGCCCAGGCCGAGCGCCAGGGCCGCGAACCGCTCGAGCTGCTGTACGACCTCATGCTGGAGGACGACGGCCAGGCGATCTTCCTGCTGCCGATACTCAACTACGCCAATGGCAACCTGGATCCCCAGCGTGAGATGTTGCTGCACCCGCAGGCCGTACTCGGGCTCGGCGACGGCGGCGCGCACTGCGGCTTCATCTGCGACGCCTCCATGCCCACCACGATGCTCTCCCATTGGGCGCGCGACCGCTCGCGCGGTGCGCGGCTGCCGCTGGAGCACGTCGTCAAGCTGATGTCACGCGACACCGCCCGGCTGTACGGCCTGCACGACCGCGGCACGATCTCCCCCGGTATGAAGGCCGACCTCAACCTCATCGACTTCGAGCGGGTCGGCAACCACCGCCCGCGAATGGTGCACGACCTGCCCGCGGGCGGACGCAGGCTCATCCAGCGGGCCGACGGCTACGTCGCCACCTTCGTCGGCGGCACCCAGACCTTCTCCCACGGCGAGCACACCGGGGCACTGCCCGGCCGGCTGGTCAGGGGCGGAGCATGA
- a CDS encoding cytochrome P450 — MSELFRTTEAAIADRKATAAGHRTGIDLLDGDMYADDPWSLYAWLREHSPIHYDEANDLWGISRHADVSAIERDPKLWTSTGGYRPQLPSDPSMIGLDDPQHAERRRLVYRRFTPRYVHERYAERIRAVVVEKIGQALEEGTVDAVPALAAPLPAQMIGWLLGFPDADWPKLKHWSETTIAAGGGLRYVTHEAAVAAGEFGLAVLDLAAERRKCPHDDLISLWSVRPDYDDEHLANEALLLLDGGAETTRTVIATAIDVLIRHPDQWRLLREDPSLVESAVEEFIRWSTPILNMCRAATRDTELHGHIIRKGQQVLLMYGSANRDPAVFADPDVFDVTRKPGGHIAFGLGTHFCLGAALARLELKIFFEEWVARVGSAAWADAEGPRLMRNSFVRGVTSFPIVLEAR; from the coding sequence ATGAGCGAACTGTTCAGGACCACGGAAGCGGCGATCGCGGACAGGAAAGCCACGGCCGCCGGCCACCGGACCGGCATCGACCTGCTCGACGGCGACATGTACGCGGACGACCCCTGGTCGCTGTACGCCTGGCTGCGCGAGCACTCCCCCATCCACTACGACGAGGCGAACGACCTGTGGGGCATCTCCCGCCACGCCGACGTCTCCGCCATCGAGCGCGATCCCAAGCTCTGGACCAGCACCGGCGGTTACCGTCCGCAGCTGCCGTCCGACCCCTCCATGATCGGCCTAGACGATCCGCAGCACGCGGAGCGCCGCCGCCTCGTCTACCGCCGCTTCACCCCGCGCTACGTGCACGAACGCTACGCCGAGCGGATCAGGGCGGTGGTGGTCGAGAAGATCGGCCAGGCGCTGGAGGAGGGCACGGTGGACGCGGTGCCTGCGCTGGCCGCGCCGCTGCCCGCCCAGATGATCGGCTGGCTGCTCGGCTTCCCCGACGCCGACTGGCCCAAGCTCAAGCATTGGTCGGAGACGACGATCGCGGCGGGGGGCGGCCTGCGCTACGTCACTCACGAGGCCGCAGTCGCCGCCGGGGAGTTCGGCCTGGCCGTGCTCGACCTGGCCGCCGAGCGCCGCAAGTGCCCGCACGACGACCTCATATCGCTGTGGTCGGTACGGCCCGACTACGACGACGAGCACCTGGCCAACGAGGCGCTGCTGCTGCTCGACGGCGGCGCGGAGACCACCCGCACGGTGATCGCCACCGCCATCGACGTGCTGATCAGGCACCCGGACCAGTGGCGGCTGCTACGCGAGGACCCGTCGCTGGTGGAGAGCGCGGTCGAGGAGTTCATCCGCTGGAGCACCCCGATCCTCAACATGTGCCGCGCCGCCACCCGCGACACCGAGCTGCATGGTCACATCATCAGAAAGGGCCAGCAGGTCCTGCTCATGTACGGCTCGGCCAACCGCGACCCGGCGGTCTTCGCCGATCCCGACGTGTTCGACGTGACCAGGAAGCCGGGCGGCCACATCGCCTTCGGCCTGGGCACGCACTTCTGCCTCGGCGCGGCGCTGGCCAGGCTGGAGCTGAAGATCTTCTTCGAGGAATGGGTGGCCAGGGTCGGCTCGGCCGCGTGGGCCGACGCGGAGGGGCCGCGGCTGATGCGCAACTCGTTCGTGCGCGGTGTCACATCCTTCCCGATCGTCCTGGAGGCGCGATGA
- a CDS encoding AMP-binding protein has protein sequence MINLADVFERAADAVPDRLALVAGEVRLTYRELDERANRVAHWLQVQGVRPGEHVGILSWNRAEWLESMIGCFKARVAPVNVNYRYVERELAHLLGDADCVALLGEADLLARAPFDGPVLAFGEPYERALAGVPGGRDFGPRSGEDPYILYTGGTTGLPKGVLWRSEDIYLAAMSVYSGPIADVSELRFGAEGLLFQVHAPLMHGNGQWSTWICLSAGGTVVLWTGRHFDPAAVLELAERERSQVLSFVGDGMARPVADELGRRPYKLEVFSVGSGGAPLSATTRERIRAALPDVMIVDNYGGSETGAIGAAAEEERPRFALGPGFAVLGPDHLPVRPGEQGVLARSGNIPLCYYKDPVKTASTFVTGPDGTRWALQGDQAILHEDGTALMLGRGSMVINTGGEKVFPEEVEIAVRSHPKVYDALVVGTPDPRFGQRVTAVVAGEVTLEELAEHCCGRLAGYKIPRALRIVPEIRRTPVGKLDYAWARTLFA, from the coding sequence ATGATCAACCTCGCGGACGTCTTCGAACGCGCCGCGGATGCGGTGCCCGACCGGCTCGCGCTGGTCGCGGGCGAGGTCCGGCTGACCTACCGCGAGCTGGACGAGCGTGCCAACCGGGTGGCGCACTGGCTCCAGGTCCAAGGGGTACGGCCGGGCGAGCACGTGGGCATCCTGTCCTGGAACCGCGCGGAATGGCTGGAGAGCATGATCGGCTGCTTCAAGGCCAGGGTGGCGCCGGTCAACGTCAACTACCGTTACGTCGAGCGGGAGCTGGCCCATCTGCTCGGCGACGCCGACTGCGTGGCGCTGCTGGGCGAGGCCGACCTGCTGGCCAGGGCGCCTTTCGACGGTCCCGTGCTGGCCTTCGGCGAGCCGTACGAGCGGGCGCTGGCGGGCGTGCCGGGCGGCAGGGACTTCGGGCCGCGGTCGGGAGAGGACCCGTACATCCTCTACACCGGCGGCACGACCGGGCTGCCCAAGGGCGTGTTGTGGCGTTCGGAGGACATCTACCTCGCGGCGATGAGCGTCTACTCGGGGCCCATCGCGGATGTTTCGGAGCTGCGCTTCGGGGCCGAGGGGCTGCTCTTCCAGGTGCACGCGCCGCTGATGCACGGCAACGGGCAGTGGAGCACCTGGATCTGCCTGTCGGCGGGCGGCACGGTGGTCCTGTGGACGGGGCGGCACTTCGATCCGGCCGCGGTGCTGGAGTTGGCCGAGCGCGAGCGGTCGCAGGTGCTGTCGTTCGTGGGGGACGGCATGGCCAGGCCGGTCGCCGACGAGCTGGGGCGCCGGCCGTACAAGCTGGAGGTCTTCTCGGTGGGGTCGGGCGGGGCGCCGCTATCGGCGACGACGCGCGAGAGGATCCGCGCGGCGCTGCCCGACGTGATGATCGTCGACAACTACGGCGGGTCGGAGACGGGCGCGATCGGGGCCGCCGCCGAGGAGGAGCGGCCCAGGTTCGCGCTAGGCCCCGGCTTCGCCGTGCTTGGCCCCGATCACCTGCCGGTACGGCCGGGCGAGCAGGGCGTGCTGGCCAGGTCAGGAAACATCCCACTCTGCTATTACAAGGATCCGGTGAAGACGGCGAGCACCTTCGTCACCGGGCCGGACGGGACCCGCTGGGCGCTGCAGGGCGACCAGGCGATCCTGCACGAGGACGGCACCGCGCTCATGCTCGGCCGGGGCTCGATGGTGATCAACACCGGCGGGGAGAAGGTGTTCCCCGAGGAGGTGGAGATCGCCGTGCGCAGCCACCCGAAGGTGTACGACGCGCTGGTGGTCGGCACGCCCGACCCACGGTTCGGCCAGCGGGTGACAGCAGTGGTCGCAGGTGAGGTGACGCTGGAGGAGCTGGCCGAGCACTGCTGCGGACGGCTCGCGGGTTACAAGATCCCGCGAGCGCTGCGGATCGTGCCCGAGATCAGGCGGACGCCCGTGGGCAAGCTCGACTACGCGTGGGCGCGGACATTGTTCGCGTAG
- a CDS encoding class I SAM-dependent methyltransferase — protein MSAMPEKYVETASSPRFNDYNRMAEGYTTENETSLTNAYYERPAMLELAGDVAGRRILDAGCGSGPLFSELRDRGAIVTGVDASAGMLEVARRRLGADADLRVVDLAGPLPFPGDAFDDVIASLVLHYLEDWGPTLAELRRVLRSGGRLLVSVDHPFSVALFQHMAGERPKYFETRNRTEEWTMGGQTVQMSFWSRPLHAMTEAFTAAGFRISVISEPPFVPEARELFPEEFREITGTRFLCFLFFVLEAG, from the coding sequence ATGTCTGCTATGCCCGAGAAGTATGTTGAGACCGCATCATCGCCCCGATTCAACGACTACAACAGGATGGCCGAGGGGTACACGACCGAGAACGAGACCAGCCTCACAAATGCGTACTACGAGCGTCCCGCGATGCTGGAGCTCGCCGGGGACGTGGCCGGCCGGCGGATCCTCGACGCCGGCTGTGGCTCAGGCCCTCTGTTCTCCGAGCTGCGTGATCGAGGCGCCATCGTTACCGGCGTCGACGCGAGCGCCGGGATGCTGGAGGTGGCCCGACGGCGGCTGGGCGCCGACGCAGATCTGCGGGTCGTCGACCTGGCCGGCCCGCTGCCCTTCCCCGGCGACGCGTTCGACGACGTCATCGCGTCCCTGGTGCTGCACTACCTGGAAGACTGGGGACCGACACTGGCCGAGCTGCGACGCGTGCTCAGGTCTGGTGGCAGACTCCTCGTCTCGGTCGACCATCCTTTCTCCGTCGCTCTCTTTCAGCACATGGCCGGGGAAAGGCCCAAGTACTTCGAGACCCGTAACCGGACCGAAGAATGGACCATGGGTGGGCAGACCGTCCAGATGAGCTTCTGGAGCCGGCCGCTGCACGCGATGACCGAAGCCTTCACCGCGGCCGGCTTTCGCATCAGCGTCATCAGCGAACCGCCGTTTGTGCCGGAAGCCCGCGAACTGTTCCCCGAGGAGTTCCGCGAGATCACCGGCACGAGGTTCCTGTGCTTCCTGTTCTTCGTTCTAGAAGCCGGCTAA
- a CDS encoding LLM class flavin-dependent oxidoreductase has product MRAGVVVIAHPGAEDLAVQAEELGLHSFWLYDTPMVHGDPFVALGLCAKATSRIRLGIGVTSPALRSAPAAASAFASLNALAPGRIICGIGTGNTARRTLGMRPTTAATMENFTSALQNLCAGRTIEYREGDRVRNVRFLHTGAHANTADPIEFVVAALPGPKAAAVAGRRGTGLISFGLLDPTAWQALHDARRHAAHDTPRAPDSRMDSYVVTALHILDEGEDPRGDAARDATGHIVLSLLAFAADTAADARAFAEQLGPEEREAVRRLLDRRGTTATAPDRHTKLYPNCLERIAPEDRDLILPSLMDTLALVGTRNDLRARITILEQAGVDELLIQPVIDPPTEMAQLAKLLT; this is encoded by the coding sequence ATGCGTGCAGGCGTCGTGGTCATCGCACACCCCGGTGCGGAGGACCTCGCTGTACAGGCCGAGGAGTTGGGCCTGCACAGTTTCTGGCTCTACGACACCCCGATGGTCCACGGCGACCCCTTCGTCGCCCTGGGACTGTGTGCGAAGGCCACCAGCCGCATCAGGCTCGGCATCGGCGTGACCTCACCGGCGCTGCGCTCGGCCCCGGCCGCCGCGAGCGCGTTCGCCAGCCTCAACGCCCTGGCACCAGGCCGGATCATCTGCGGGATCGGCACCGGAAACACCGCCCGGCGCACACTGGGCATGCGGCCGACCACAGCAGCCACGATGGAGAACTTCACCAGCGCACTGCAGAACCTGTGCGCCGGACGCACCATCGAGTACCGCGAAGGTGACCGGGTCCGCAACGTCCGATTCCTGCACACCGGGGCGCACGCGAACACGGCCGACCCGATCGAGTTCGTCGTGGCCGCGCTGCCAGGACCGAAGGCCGCCGCCGTCGCCGGCCGCCGCGGCACCGGCCTGATCTCCTTCGGCCTGCTGGACCCCACCGCCTGGCAAGCACTTCATGACGCCCGCCGCCACGCCGCCCACGACACGCCACGCGCCCCCGACTCCCGCATGGACTCCTACGTGGTCACCGCGCTGCACATACTCGACGAGGGCGAGGACCCCCGCGGCGACGCGGCCCGGGACGCAACTGGCCACATCGTCCTGTCGCTGCTGGCCTTCGCCGCCGACACCGCCGCCGACGCACGCGCTTTCGCCGAGCAACTCGGCCCCGAGGAACGCGAGGCGGTGCGGCGACTCCTCGACCGGCGCGGCACCACCGCCACCGCACCCGACCGGCACACCAAGCTCTACCCCAACTGCCTCGAACGCATCGCACCGGAGGACCGGGACCTGATCCTGCCCTCACTGATGGACACCCTGGCCTTGGTCGGCACCCGCAACGACCTCCGCGCCCGCATCACCATCCTGGAACAGGCCGGCGTCGACGAACTGCTCATCCAGCCGGTGATCGACCCACCGACCGAGATGGCCCAGCTCGCGAAACTCCTCACCTGA